A single Amphiprion ocellaris isolate individual 3 ecotype Okinawa chromosome 15, ASM2253959v1, whole genome shotgun sequence DNA region contains:
- the necap1 gene encoding adaptin ear-binding coat-associated protein 1 translates to MAAEAEYESILCVKPDVNVYRIPPRASNRAYRAADWKLDAPDWSGRMRITAKGKVAFIKLEDKVSGELFAQAPVKEYPGVAVETVSDSSRYFVLRIQDDNGRSAFIGVGFGDRGDAFDFNVALQDHFKWVKQENELSKNAQLGDSGPKLDLGFKEGQTITLNIGQGKKRDKPRPQGSGGFGLLPPPPGGKIAPPPSSGSSNHNIVQQTGGTATGCLLELDSSNSNTVVQSNPSSDLWGDFSAPASSVPPPSRPQNSTNWIQF, encoded by the exons ATGGCGGCAGAGGCAGAGTACGAGTCCATCCTGTGCGTTAAACCGGACGTTAACGTTTACCGGATCCCGCCGCGAGCCTCCAACCGAGCATACAG GGCAGCTGACTGGAAGCTGGACGCTCCTGACTGGTCTGGTCGAATGAGGATCACAGCGAAGGGCAAAGTGGCGTTCATCAAACTGGAGGACAAAGTCTCAG GTGAGCTGTTTGCTCAGGCTCCGGTTAAAGAATATCCCGGCGTCGCCGTGGAGACCGTCAGCGACTCCAGCCGCTACTTTGTTCTGCGGATACAAGATGATAACG gTCGCAGCGCTTTCATCGGAGTCGGCTTCGGGGATCGAGGCGACGCCTTCGACTTCAACGTGGCTCTGCAGGATCACTTCAA ATGGGTGAAACAAGAGAACGAACTCAGTAAAAACGCTCAGCTCGGAGATTCAGGGCCCAAACTGGACCTGGGCTTCAAGGAAGGACAGACCATCACACTCAACATAGGG CAAGGTAAGAAGAGGGATAAGCCCCGCCCCCAAGGCTCAGGTGGGTTCGGActcctcccaccaccacctGGAGGCAAGATAGCCCCGCCCCCTTCGTCAGGCTCGTCCAATCACAACATAGTCCAGCAGACGGGAGGCACAGCGACAG GATGCTTGCTGGAGCTGGACAGCAGTAACTCCAACACCGTGGTCCAGTCGAACCCTAGTTCAGATCTGTGGGGAGATTTCTCTGCTCCTGCAAG CTCCGTTCCGCCTCCGTCTCGACCACAGAACTCCACTAACTGGATCCAGTTCTGA